In one Brassica oleracea var. oleracea cultivar TO1000 chromosome C9, BOL, whole genome shotgun sequence genomic region, the following are encoded:
- the LOC106312998 gene encoding probable phospholipid hydroperoxide glutathione peroxidase 6, mitochondrial, protein MAAATSSSPKSVHDFTVKDAKGNEVDLSIYKGKVLLIVNVASQCGLTNSNYTELAQLYHKYKDHGFEILAFPCNQFGNQEPGSNEEIVQFACTRFKAEYPIFDKVDVNGDKAAPIYKFLKSSKGGLFGSGIKWNFSKFLVDKDGNVVDRYAPTTSPLSIEKDLKKLLGVTA, encoded by the exons ATGGCGGCTGCTACTTCCTCCTCCCCAAAATCCGTCCATGATTTCACAGTCAAG GACGCGAAGGGAAACGAAGTGGATCTAAGCATCTACAAGGGGAAGGTTCTGTTGATTGTCAACGTTGCTTCTCAGTG TGGCTTGACCAATTCGAACTATACTGAGCTTGCGCAGCTCTATCACAAGTACAAAGATCATG GGTTTGAGATCCTTGCGTTCCCTTGTAACCAGTTCGGGAATCAAGAACCTGGTTCTAATGAAGAGATTGTTCAGTTTGCTTGTACCCGTTTTAAGGCTGAGTACCCCATTTTCGACAAG GTTGATGTGAACGGTGACAAGGCTGCTCCAATCTACAAGTTTCTGAAATCAAGCAAAGGCGGGCTTTTTGGGAGCGGCATCAAGTGGAACTTCTCCAAGTTCTTGGTTGACAAAGATGGAAATGTCGTGGACCGGTACGCTCCAACCACTTCTCCTCTCAGCATCGAG AAGGACCTGAAGAAACTGTTGGGAGTTACTGCTTAG